One Granulicella sp. 5B5 DNA window includes the following coding sequences:
- a CDS encoding M28 family peptidase, whose product MKLTHLALVVSLLAAPLANAQTHAVSGAAVLRLTQQYVDVAPKRFVGSPGHTAAENFIKDHFKPEMAKGNFVTDEFVARNTPAGPFTMRNFIVKYPSTNPAKRSGIIVLASHYETNYPLKDINYIGANDGACTTALLIALGQYYRDHPPTGYSVWLLFDDGEEAIGTDGMTGSDQLYGVRHIAAKWSGDGTLAHIKAFIVADMIGWKKMNIDKELNSTPWLLDLLAKAGKDTGHSTYLFRNTMTIDDDHIPFKERGVPVLDVIDYEYGPPDSSRPGEFAFHHTAQDSMDKLSAQSLQVSADLFVDLVKLIGER is encoded by the coding sequence GTGAAGCTAACGCACCTCGCACTCGTCGTCTCTCTTCTGGCAGCGCCGCTGGCAAACGCCCAAACTCATGCCGTCTCAGGTGCAGCCGTCCTGCGTCTCACGCAGCAGTACGTCGACGTCGCACCGAAGCGCTTCGTCGGCTCCCCCGGCCACACCGCCGCCGAAAACTTCATCAAGGACCACTTCAAGCCAGAGATGGCCAAGGGCAACTTCGTCACCGACGAGTTCGTCGCCCGCAACACCCCCGCCGGCCCCTTCACGATGCGTAACTTCATCGTGAAGTACCCCAGCACCAACCCCGCGAAACGCAGCGGCATCATCGTCCTCGCCTCTCACTACGAGACCAACTACCCGCTCAAGGACATCAACTACATCGGCGCCAACGACGGAGCCTGCACCACCGCCCTGCTCATCGCCCTCGGCCAGTACTACCGCGACCACCCGCCCACCGGCTACTCCGTCTGGCTCCTCTTCGACGACGGCGAAGAGGCCATCGGCACCGACGGCATGACCGGCTCCGACCAGCTCTACGGCGTCCGCCACATCGCCGCCAAGTGGTCCGGCGACGGCACCCTCGCCCACATCAAGGCCTTCATCGTCGCCGACATGATCGGCTGGAAGAAGATGAACATCGACAAGGAGCTCAACTCCACCCCTTGGCTCCTCGACCTCCTCGCCAAAGCCGGCAAAGACACCGGCCACTCCACCTATCTCTTCCGCAACACCATGACCATCGACGACGACCACATCCCCTTCAAAGAGCGCGGCGTCCCCGTCCTCGACGTCATCGACTACGAGTACGGCCCACCCGACTCCTCGCGCCCCGGCGAGTTCGCCTTCCACCACACAGCGCAGGACTCCATGGACAAACTCAGCGCCCAGAGCCTGCAGGTTTCCGCCGACCTCTTCGTCGATCTTGTAAAGCTCATCGGCGAACGATAA
- a CDS encoding cation diffusion facilitator family transporter encodes MPDTHITTDQRSAAKRAAALSSVMAALGITLLKLFTGLVTGSLGMLSEAAHSGIDLIAAAITLLAVRVSDRPADEEHNYGHGKLESLSAAFEILLMLGSCVWIVREALLRILHPSHLVLRTSWWPFAVLLLSILVDFTRSRALDRAARESNSDALHADAIHFGTDIWSSTAVLVGLLATFIGQAYHVPALEYADPIAALIVACIILYVTWQLGQRTFDSLLDATPPEVRQQLQKNLRTELDAIPDVLGIERMRVRRSGSDYFVDLTLQLPRNLTFQRAEQVTFAATEAIQKHLENADVIVHTVPTATIGESIFDRIRAVAARSNLAIHDVAVQEYDGTLHVEQHLEVPESMPLRQAHEIATQLETAIRKEVPGIATLLTHIESEPATIAASAQMRAGENLENQLRATASHFPEIVDVHEIVVTRGHGGAAASVQINCHCTLPDDLPMEAVHEIITNFESEFRLDHPQVSRVLIHPEPATDNRR; translated from the coding sequence ATGCCGGACACCCACATCACAACCGACCAGCGCAGCGCCGCCAAGCGCGCCGCCGCCCTCAGTTCGGTCATGGCCGCGCTCGGCATCACACTGCTCAAGCTCTTCACCGGCCTCGTCACCGGCTCGCTCGGCATGTTGAGCGAAGCTGCACACTCCGGCATCGACCTCATCGCCGCCGCCATCACGCTCCTCGCCGTCCGCGTCAGCGACCGCCCTGCGGACGAGGAACACAACTACGGCCACGGCAAGCTCGAAAGCCTCTCAGCCGCCTTCGAAATCCTGCTCATGCTCGGCTCCTGCGTCTGGATCGTCCGTGAGGCCCTTCTTCGCATCCTCCATCCCTCGCATCTTGTGCTGCGCACCTCCTGGTGGCCCTTCGCTGTGCTCTTGCTGTCCATCCTCGTGGACTTCACACGCTCACGCGCACTCGACCGCGCCGCCCGCGAGAGCAACAGCGACGCCCTCCACGCCGACGCCATCCACTTCGGCACCGACATCTGGTCCTCCACCGCAGTCCTCGTCGGCCTGCTTGCCACCTTCATCGGCCAGGCCTATCACGTCCCTGCCCTCGAATACGCCGATCCCATCGCGGCCCTCATCGTCGCCTGCATCATCCTCTACGTCACCTGGCAGCTCGGCCAGCGCACCTTCGACAGCCTCCTCGACGCCACCCCGCCAGAAGTCCGCCAGCAACTCCAGAAAAATCTCCGCACCGAGCTCGACGCCATCCCCGACGTCCTCGGCATCGAGCGCATGCGCGTCCGCCGCTCCGGCTCTGACTACTTCGTCGACCTCACCCTGCAGCTTCCTCGCAACCTCACCTTCCAGCGCGCCGAACAGGTCACCTTCGCCGCCACTGAAGCCATTCAGAAGCACCTCGAAAACGCCGATGTCATTGTGCATACAGTGCCCACGGCTACCATCGGCGAGAGCATCTTCGACCGCATCCGCGCCGTCGCCGCCCGCTCCAACCTCGCCATCCACGACGTCGCCGTGCAGGAGTACGATGGCACGCTCCACGTCGAGCAGCACCTCGAAGTCCCCGAGAGCATGCCCCTCCGCCAGGCGCATGAGATCGCCACGCAGCTCGAAACCGCCATCCGCAAGGAAGTTCCCGGCATCGCTACCCTCCTCACGCACATCGAGAGCGAGCCCGCCACCATCGCCGCCTCCGCCCAAATGCGCGCCGGCGAAAACCTTGAAAACCAGCTCCGAGCCACCGCCAGCCACTTCCCGGAGATCGTCGACGTTCACGAAATTGTAGTCACCCGCGGCCACGGTGGCGCCGCAGCCAGTGTCCAGATCAACTGCCACTGCACGCTCCCCGACGACCTCCCCATGGAAGCCGTCCACGAGATCATCACCAACTTCGAAAGTGAATTCCGCCTCGACCACCCCCAGGTCTCCCGCGTCCTCATCCACCCCGAACCCGCCACGGACAACCGCCGATGA
- the tatC gene encoding twin-arginine translocase subunit TatC, translated as MATELAERARNAVQDRAELPGMSLMEHLDELRKRLVHSILYLLVGCIAAGVFIGKLTAFIQRPLTDINLKLTQVHPTDAINFDIKTALVFGAIFASPFILYQVWLFISPGMYSNEKKYVWPFMSATVGLFLAGAWFGYRYVLPQAMVVLVQGFGRNFNHMIGIEEYTGFFLAVILGLGITFELPILIFFLALFGIVDAKFLLKHFRYAILAIFLVAAVICPDPSPIGMTIFASPMLVLYFIGVFVAFFVHPDRRKKKLAAKES; from the coding sequence ATGGCAACTGAGCTCGCCGAACGCGCCCGCAACGCCGTCCAGGACCGCGCCGAACTCCCCGGCATGAGCCTCATGGAGCACCTCGATGAGCTCCGCAAGCGCCTCGTCCACTCCATCCTCTATCTGCTCGTCGGCTGCATCGCCGCAGGCGTCTTCATCGGCAAGCTCACCGCCTTCATCCAGCGCCCGCTCACCGACATCAACCTCAAGCTCACCCAGGTCCACCCCACCGACGCCATCAACTTCGACATCAAGACCGCCCTCGTCTTCGGTGCCATCTTCGCGTCCCCCTTCATCCTCTACCAGGTGTGGCTCTTCATCTCGCCCGGTATGTACTCTAACGAGAAGAAGTACGTCTGGCCCTTCATGTCCGCCACCGTCGGCCTCTTCCTCGCCGGCGCATGGTTCGGTTACAGGTACGTGCTGCCTCAGGCGATGGTCGTCCTCGTGCAGGGCTTCGGCAGGAACTTCAACCACATGATCGGCATCGAGGAGTACACCGGCTTCTTTCTGGCCGTCATCCTCGGCCTCGGCATCACCTTTGAGCTGCCCATCCTCATCTTCTTCCTCGCGCTCTTCGGCATCGTGGACGCCAAGTTCCTCCTCAAGCACTTCCGCTACGCCATCCTCGCCATCTTCCTCGTGGCCGCCGTCATCTGCCCCGATCCCAGCCCCATCGGCATGACCATCTTCGCCTCACCCATGCTCGTTCTCTACTTCATCGGCGTCTTCGTCGCCTTCTTTGTCCACCCCGACCGCCGCAAGAAGAAGCTCGCGGCTAAAGAATCCTAG
- a CDS encoding TerC/Alx family metal homeostasis membrane protein, with translation MAPLSYWLWFHLALALLLAAEYGLHLIVPQPRRKALYACLLWVVASLVLAALLIKPFHLEGATQYLAGYVLEQSLSIDNLFVFLLLFRLFRIPDLRQPKVLFWGVAGAMLMRGAFVAAGISLLDRFHWIEYAFAAILIVAAVQMLLPSSGDRTKTPRWITWITRLRPISETTDHFFVRENGDANGRRMATMLFLALLAVELTDIVFALDSIPAVLSITRSPFLAYTSNIMAVMNLRSLYILLTAALAKLRFLHYGMSLILLFAALKMLLADWLSITPGLSLAIIAAILAITILISLLAPKPTPDTSK, from the coding sequence GTGGCTCCGCTCTCCTACTGGCTTTGGTTCCACCTCGCGCTGGCCCTCCTTCTAGCGGCCGAGTACGGGCTGCACCTCATCGTCCCGCAGCCGCGCCGCAAGGCCCTCTACGCCTGCCTGCTCTGGGTCGTCGCCTCGCTCGTCCTCGCCGCTCTGCTCATCAAACCCTTCCACCTCGAAGGCGCCACGCAGTACCTCGCCGGCTACGTCCTCGAGCAGTCGCTCTCCATCGACAACCTCTTCGTCTTCCTGCTCCTCTTCCGCCTCTTCCGCATCCCTGACCTGCGCCAGCCCAAAGTCCTCTTCTGGGGAGTCGCCGGCGCGATGCTCATGCGCGGGGCCTTCGTCGCCGCCGGCATCTCCCTCCTCGACCGCTTCCACTGGATCGAGTACGCCTTCGCCGCCATCCTCATCGTCGCCGCCGTGCAGATGCTTCTCCCCTCCAGCGGCGACCGCACCAAAACGCCCCGCTGGATCACCTGGATCACCCGTCTCCGCCCCATCAGCGAAACCACCGACCACTTCTTCGTCCGAGAGAACGGAGACGCGAACGGCCGCCGCATGGCGACCATGCTCTTCCTCGCGCTCCTCGCCGTCGAGCTCACCGACATCGTCTTCGCCCTCGATAGCATCCCCGCGGTCCTCAGCATCACGCGCTCTCCGTTCCTCGCCTACACCTCCAACATCATGGCCGTGATGAACCTTCGCAGCCTTTACATCCTCCTCACCGCTGCCTTGGCGAAGCTCCGGTTCCTGCACTACGGCATGAGCCTCATCCTCCTCTTCGCCGCTTTAAAAATGCTCCTCGCCGACTGGCTCTCCATCACCCCCGGCCTCTCCCTCGCCATCATCGCCGCTATCCTCGCCATCACGATCCTCATCTCGCTCCTCGCCCCCAAACCCACTCCAGACACCTCCAAGTAG
- a CDS encoding twin-arginine translocase TatA/TatE family subunit produces the protein MPSFSDSIFLFVLALLLFGPKKLPVLAREIGKWVGEFRRASNEFKMQMEEELRQAEQADRLKKIEAIEAAAPAAPPLPATPADISKPTLITEQPAIDAAHETSETTEGVSSEEPAAETSTLRSNLPPTEAMPIAESESGEFKIMPPSTGLPTARKSALSSLIDAIPPAENGSTHNGATHDTDAETVHGN, from the coding sequence ATGCCCAGCTTCTCTGACAGCATCTTCCTCTTCGTCCTCGCTCTGCTGCTCTTCGGCCCGAAGAAGCTGCCTGTCCTCGCGCGCGAGATCGGCAAATGGGTCGGCGAGTTCCGCCGCGCCTCCAACGAGTTCAAGATGCAGATGGAAGAGGAGCTCCGTCAGGCCGAGCAGGCCGACCGCCTCAAGAAGATCGAAGCCATCGAAGCCGCAGCACCGGCCGCTCCTCCGCTGCCCGCTACTCCCGCCGATATCTCCAAGCCCACACTCATCACAGAGCAGCCCGCCATCGACGCCGCGCACGAAACCAGCGAGACCACCGAAGGCGTCTCCTCCGAAGAGCCTGCCGCCGAGACCTCAACGCTCCGCAGCAACCTGCCGCCCACCGAGGCCATGCCCATCGCCGAATCCGAATCCGGCGAGTTCAAGATCATGCCACCCTCCACCGGCCTGCCCACCGCGCGCAAGAGCGCCCTCAGCAGCCTGATCGATGCCATCCCGCCCGCCGAAAATGGAAGCACCCATAACGGCGCCACGCACGACACCGACGCGGAGACCGTCCATGGCAACTGA
- a CDS encoding class I SAM-dependent methyltransferase, with protein MEPLVNPGARPANELSESEASEHVRSIFNSIAPSYDLLNHLLSMGLDRRWWSRTARTFRTTLARPDSRILDLCCGTGDMTAALLKLRPHPSTSHPSTHQRSVISTGAQRSGETCVSDHHELKPTAITPITGLDFSPEMLTRARLKYPSPNVIWTEGDAMHLPYPDNSFDLVTAAFGFRNLPNYAAGLREIHRVLRPGGQLGILECNQPDGLRGLGYSLYFHHVLPLIGGLISGDRSAYKYLPDSVMRFPRPPQMLAMLHDTGFTTARWDGYFLKAAGLYVATKP; from the coding sequence ATGGAACCCCTCGTCAACCCCGGCGCGCGCCCCGCCAACGAACTCTCCGAGTCCGAAGCCTCCGAGCACGTCCGTAGCATCTTCAACTCCATCGCGCCCAGCTACGACCTCCTCAACCATCTGCTCTCCATGGGCCTCGACCGCCGCTGGTGGTCGCGCACCGCCCGCACCTTCCGCACCACCCTCGCGCGCCCCGACTCCCGCATCCTCGACCTCTGCTGCGGCACTGGCGACATGACCGCCGCCCTCCTCAAACTCCGCCCACATCCGAGCACTTCGCATCCCAGCACCCACCAAAGAAGTGTCATCTCGACCGGAGCGCAGCGCAGTGGAGAGACCTGCGTTTCGGACCACCACGAACTCAAACCGACAGCTATCACCCCCATCACCGGCCTCGACTTCTCCCCCGAGATGCTCACCCGCGCCCGCCTCAAATACCCCTCGCCCAACGTCATCTGGACCGAAGGCGACGCCATGCACCTCCCTTACCCCGACAACTCCTTCGACCTCGTCACCGCCGCCTTCGGCTTCCGCAATCTGCCCAACTACGCCGCAGGTCTTCGCGAGATCCACCGCGTCCTCCGCCCCGGCGGCCAGCTCGGCATCCTCGAGTGCAACCAGCCCGACGGCCTCCGCGGCCTCGGCTACTCGCTCTACTTCCATCACGTCCTCCCGCTCATCGGAGGCCTCATCTCCGGCGACCGCAGCGCCTACAAGTACCTCCCCGACAGCGTCATGCGTTTCCCGCGCCCCCCACAGATGCTCGCCATGCTCCATGACACCGGCTTCACCACCGCCCGCTGGGACGGCTACTTCCTCAAAGCCGCCGGCCTCTACGTCGCAACAAAGCCTTAG
- a CDS encoding transcription antitermination factor NusB yields MSKPLHPRNPAAKKPAITVSPARAAAFEILERVAVTDAHSDDLLHSSRLSELSQADRNLATTLVLGVLRWQIALDALIKPLLSRPDAELAVPVATALRLGAFQLRYLDRIPAHAALSESVELARSAGHGHAAGMVNAILRGLTRAAVPKVPLYETTAAMGERLSHPAWLVRRWETNYGRAGALAICEYDQSPPERGTLFGAESDETLPTMDDGSRLVAELAAASVKAPRRIWDCCAAPGGKTMVMARRHPEADVLATDVSPVRLRRLAERLKPVAPQVRTAVADATKPLVDEAEFDLILCDAPCSGTGTLSRNPELKLRLQPADLSRQAVRQRELLLAALERLAPGGRLVYSTCSLEPEENEQVVQAVLAKAPAGVVAAPLEPVMARLGVEGSGLVKDGRLRTVPGRGFRGDGFFAALFERR; encoded by the coding sequence TTGAGTAAGCCACTGCATCCGAGAAATCCTGCGGCGAAGAAGCCTGCGATTACGGTGAGTCCGGCGCGGGCGGCGGCGTTCGAGATTCTGGAGCGCGTTGCCGTGACGGATGCTCACTCGGATGATCTGCTGCACTCGTCTCGACTGAGCGAGTTGTCGCAGGCAGACCGGAACCTGGCTACGACGCTGGTGCTGGGTGTGCTGCGGTGGCAGATTGCGCTGGATGCTTTGATCAAACCGCTGCTTTCACGACCGGATGCGGAGCTGGCGGTGCCGGTGGCTACGGCGCTGCGGCTGGGGGCGTTCCAGTTGCGGTATCTGGACCGGATTCCTGCGCATGCGGCGCTGAGCGAGTCGGTGGAGCTGGCGCGGAGTGCTGGGCATGGGCATGCTGCCGGGATGGTGAATGCCATCCTGCGTGGGCTGACGCGGGCTGCCGTGCCCAAGGTGCCGCTGTATGAGACCACGGCGGCGATGGGGGAGCGGTTGTCGCATCCGGCGTGGTTGGTGCGGCGGTGGGAGACCAACTATGGCCGTGCTGGAGCGCTGGCGATCTGTGAGTACGACCAGAGTCCGCCAGAGCGCGGGACGTTGTTTGGTGCCGAGAGCGATGAGACGCTGCCGACGATGGATGATGGGTCTCGTCTGGTGGCGGAGCTGGCGGCTGCGTCGGTAAAGGCTCCGCGGCGGATATGGGACTGCTGTGCGGCCCCTGGCGGGAAGACGATGGTGATGGCGCGGCGGCATCCGGAGGCGGATGTGCTGGCTACGGATGTGAGTCCGGTGCGGCTGCGGCGGCTGGCGGAGCGGCTGAAGCCGGTTGCGCCGCAGGTAAGGACGGCAGTTGCCGATGCTACGAAGCCGCTGGTGGATGAGGCGGAGTTCGACCTGATCCTGTGCGATGCGCCCTGCAGCGGGACTGGGACGCTGAGCCGGAACCCGGAGCTGAAGCTGCGGTTGCAGCCTGCGGACCTTTCGCGGCAGGCGGTGCGGCAGAGGGAACTTCTTTTGGCGGCGCTGGAGCGGCTGGCGCCGGGGGGCAGGCTGGTGTACTCGACCTGCTCGCTGGAGCCGGAGGAGAACGAGCAGGTGGTTCAGGCAGTACTGGCCAAGGCACCCGCGGGAGTGGTGGCTGCTCCGCTGGAGCCGGTGATGGCGCGGCTGGGAGTCGAGGGCAGCGGGCTGGTAAAGGATGGGCGGCTGCGGACGGTTCCGGGGCGCGGGTTCCGAGGGGATGGGTTCTTTGCGGCGTTGTTTGAGCGGCGGTAG
- a CDS encoding beta-propeller fold lactonase family protein gives MRQIPRRNLIAAAACFASLSGLAIAAMSLSSCSGFFVPQTSTGSTGSTGSTGSTGSTGSTGSTGPDVAYITNSVATTQSLDAFDLSSGTLSALSGAPYTLGFVPQAVVVNPAGTYAYVASVPASGSLGEIYLYSVSSTGVLSIANGGQPVIGSPLAPDPVALAISTDGNYLFALDGTGILAEYPISISTGAVTNANNPTTYLAQLPTDGGTLVPKALAFAPSGGFLVEANGTGGAVVYNYDASTGGLLVETPIISPSSTSVSINGVAVDKNNHIFLSFGYNGTSQGLQEFTANASGAYTPTASAVVASGNGPRGVVVDPTGTYVYVANYADGTISGYTIGSSGALTAISGSPFAAPASVSVLGADKTGAYIVALGYNASTGIQLMSIGTGGALSTASSAASGTIGEPASVAMTP, from the coding sequence ATGAGACAGATTCCCCGCCGTAACCTGATTGCTGCCGCCGCGTGTTTTGCTTCGCTGAGTGGATTGGCGATTGCCGCGATGAGCCTGTCGAGTTGCAGCGGTTTTTTTGTGCCGCAGACGAGTACGGGGTCGACGGGGAGTACGGGCTCGACTGGGAGCACAGGGAGTACGGGCTCGACCGGGAGCACCGGGCCGGATGTGGCGTACATCACGAACAGCGTTGCGACTACGCAGTCGCTGGATGCATTCGATCTTTCAAGCGGAACGCTGTCGGCACTGTCAGGGGCGCCGTATACGCTGGGTTTTGTGCCGCAGGCGGTGGTGGTGAACCCGGCAGGGACGTATGCGTACGTTGCGAGCGTGCCTGCTTCCGGCTCGCTGGGGGAGATCTATCTGTATTCGGTGAGCAGTACAGGTGTGCTGTCGATTGCGAATGGCGGACAGCCGGTGATTGGCTCGCCGCTGGCGCCGGACCCTGTGGCGCTGGCGATTTCGACGGACGGGAACTACCTATTTGCGTTGGATGGAACAGGTATTTTGGCAGAGTACCCGATCAGCATCTCCACAGGAGCGGTGACCAATGCGAACAACCCTACGACGTATCTAGCCCAGTTGCCGACGGATGGCGGCACCCTGGTGCCGAAGGCGCTGGCATTCGCGCCGAGCGGTGGATTTCTGGTAGAGGCGAATGGAACGGGCGGTGCGGTGGTGTACAACTACGACGCATCGACGGGTGGGCTGTTGGTGGAGACGCCGATCATCAGCCCATCGAGTACCTCGGTGAGCATCAATGGCGTGGCGGTGGACAAGAATAACCACATCTTCCTGAGCTTTGGGTATAACGGCACATCTCAGGGACTGCAGGAGTTTACGGCGAACGCGTCGGGGGCGTACACACCGACCGCGTCGGCGGTTGTGGCTTCGGGCAACGGACCGCGCGGGGTGGTGGTGGACCCGACGGGAACGTATGTGTACGTCGCGAACTATGCGGATGGGACGATATCCGGGTACACGATTGGCAGCAGTGGAGCGCTGACGGCGATCTCGGGGTCTCCGTTTGCTGCGCCGGCTAGCGTGTCGGTGTTGGGAGCAGATAAAACCGGGGCCTATATCGTTGCGCTGGGGTATAACGCGTCAACGGGCATCCAGTTGATGTCGATTGGGACAGGTGGCGCGCTGAGTACGGCGTCGAGCGCGGCGAGCGGGACGATCGGCGAACCGGCGTCGGTGGCGATGACTCCGTAG
- the aroB gene encoding 3-dehydroquinate synthase — MSTTQKIAVTTPSASYTIEIGTGLLPFVGSRIDALLNGALTSGKQRAFVITSPEIWHLHGPTLLSGLPSEPVILEVPAGEQHKRLSTIERLLEELAQHGADRDSLLIAFGGGVLGDMTGYLAASYMRGIRYVQVPTTLLAQVDSSVGGKTGVNLAAGKNLVGAFYHPIAVYADIDTLATLPPAELRAGLQESVKAGIIRDRALFDFMEANAAAILSGDTAALTRVVADSVQMKADVVHADEREGGLRMILNLGHTLGHAIEAATGYKQLLHGEAIAWGMLAATAIAKRRGLVTVDEHDHIERVIITYGPLKPFTADPAELVTLTSKDKKARSGTRNFVLPKGIGDAVVVKDVAVEELTTTAERMMAMVARQAAA; from the coding sequence ATGTCTACGACTCAAAAGATCGCCGTCACCACCCCCTCCGCCAGCTACACCATAGAGATCGGCACCGGCCTGCTGCCCTTCGTAGGCTCCCGCATCGACGCCCTTTTAAACGGCGCCCTCACCTCCGGCAAGCAGCGCGCCTTCGTCATCACCTCGCCTGAAATCTGGCATCTCCACGGCCCCACTCTGCTCTCCGGCCTGCCGTCCGAACCCGTCATCCTCGAAGTCCCCGCAGGCGAGCAGCACAAGCGCCTCAGCACCATCGAGCGCCTGCTCGAAGAGCTCGCTCAGCACGGCGCCGATCGCGACTCCCTCCTCATCGCCTTCGGCGGCGGCGTCCTCGGCGACATGACCGGCTACCTCGCCGCCAGCTACATGCGCGGCATCCGCTACGTCCAGGTCCCCACCACGCTCCTCGCGCAGGTCGACTCCTCCGTCGGCGGCAAGACCGGCGTCAACCTCGCCGCCGGCAAAAACCTCGTCGGCGCCTTCTACCACCCCATCGCCGTCTACGCCGACATAGACACCCTTGCCACGCTCCCCCCCGCCGAGCTCCGCGCCGGCCTCCAGGAGTCCGTCAAAGCCGGCATCATCCGCGACCGCGCCCTCTTCGACTTCATGGAAGCCAACGCCGCCGCCATCCTCTCCGGCGACACCGCCGCCCTCACCCGCGTCGTCGCCGACAGCGTCCAGATGAAGGCCGACGTCGTCCACGCCGACGAGCGCGAAGGCGGCCTCCGCATGATCCTCAACCTCGGCCACACCCTCGGCCACGCCATCGAAGCCGCCACCGGCTACAAGCAGCTCCTCCACGGCGAAGCCATCGCCTGGGGCATGCTCGCGGCGACCGCCATCGCAAAACGCCGCGGCCTGGTCACCGTCGACGAACACGACCACATCGAGCGCGTCATCATCACCTACGGGCCACTGAAGCCCTTCACCGCCGACCCCGCCGAGCTCGTCACACTCACCTCCAAAGACAAAAAAGCCCGCAGCGGCACCCGCAACTTCGTCCTCCCCAAAGGAATCGGCGACGCCGTGGTCGTAAAAGACGTCGCTGTCGAGGAGCTGACGACAACCGCAGAACGCATGATGGCGATGGTGGCAAGACAGGCTGCGGCCTAA
- a CDS encoding PASTA domain-containing protein, giving the protein MKKGFVYYLAEFLLRLMLLPLRTAQWLLRNREWLLTAMAMVVVMLVSAAITLRIALHVREVTVPDFTGHTMLEASQSALKTGVGLVIENRFYSTTVPAGRVLSQSPRSDTVVRHGWQVRVTESLGPQQVTIPNVVGETVRDASIDVRKDELDLGTLAHIEAPGDEDLVLAQTPPPNAGVDQPRINLLLSTAPQPASNAIVLPSFSGLTSTGVIRAASELGLIVSAVGDGPVVTSQSPAPGYRVIRGDSIRVTLGGNTPASPTSTTKPTTPTGPISLQVP; this is encoded by the coding sequence ATGAAAAAAGGCTTCGTCTACTACCTCGCCGAGTTTCTCCTTCGCCTCATGCTCCTCCCCCTGCGCACCGCGCAGTGGCTCCTCCGTAATCGCGAGTGGCTCCTCACGGCCATGGCGATGGTCGTCGTCATGCTCGTCTCCGCGGCCATCACCCTGCGCATCGCCCTCCACGTCCGCGAGGTCACAGTCCCCGACTTCACTGGCCACACCATGCTCGAGGCCAGCCAGAGCGCCCTCAAGACCGGCGTCGGCCTCGTCATCGAAAACCGCTTCTACTCCACCACCGTCCCCGCCGGTCGCGTCCTCTCGCAGTCCCCACGCTCCGACACCGTCGTCCGCCACGGCTGGCAGGTCCGCGTCACCGAAAGCCTCGGTCCCCAGCAGGTCACTATCCCCAATGTCGTCGGCGAGACCGTCCGCGACGCCTCCATCGACGTCCGCAAGGACGAGCTCGACCTTGGCACCCTCGCTCACATCGAAGCCCCCGGCGACGAAGACCTCGTCCTCGCCCAGACCCCGCCTCCCAACGCCGGCGTCGACCAGCCCCGCATCAACCTCCTGCTCTCGACCGCGCCGCAGCCCGCCTCCAACGCCATCGTCCTGCCTTCGTTCTCCGGCCTTACCTCCACAGGAGTCATCCGCGCCGCCAGTGAGCTCGGCCTCATCGTCTCAGCCGTCGGCGACGGCCCCGTCGTCACCTCCCAGTCCCCCGCCCCCGGCTACCGCGTCATACGAGGCGACTCCATCCGCGTCACTCTGGGCGGCAACACGCCCGCCTCGCCAACCTCCACAACCAAACCCACCACCCCCACCGGCCCCATCAGCCTTCAAGTCCCTTGA